A single genomic interval of Maledivibacter sp. harbors:
- the pflB gene encoding formate C-acetyltransferase produces the protein MKQWKNFNKGRWMKEVDVRNFIQENYIPYEGDESFLAPATHRTEELWNRVLMLMKEERAKGVLDAETKKVSSITSYAPGYIDKELEQIVGLQTDKPLKRGIVPFGGLRVVRKALNAYGYELDEQTEEIFLKYRKTHNDGVFDAYTDEMKRARSYGIISGLPDAYGRGRIIGDYRRVALYGVDKLIEEKKLELKQLEMDYMESRVVRLREEIAEQIQALHELKKMAEEYGFDISHPAQNAKEAVQWTYFAYLGAIKEQDGAAMSLGRVSTFFDIYFERDIKDGLLTENGVQEIIDHFVMKLRMVRFLRTTDYNELFSGDPTWVTEVIGGMGVDGRTLVTKTSYRILHTLYTLGPAPEPNLTILWSVNLPEDFKRYCSKVSIDTSSIQYENDDLMREWFGDDYGIACCVSAMKIGKQMQFFGARANLAKALLYAINGGKDEKTGEQVGPEFAPINSQYLEYDEVIRKFDQVMDWLAQLYINTLNIIHFMHDKYNYEKLQMALHDKDVLRTSACGVAGLSVVADSLSAIKYSKVKVIRNEDGLAVDYEVEGNYPAFGNNDDKVDDIAVDIVKIFMNKLRKHKTYRSSIPTLSILTITSNVVYGKKTGSTPDGRKGGEPFAPGANPMHGRDEKGAVASMASVAKIPYEHSEDGISYTFSIVPKALGTNEEERAMNLVGILDGYFHNLGHHINVNVLNKETLMDAMEHPEKYPQLTIRVSGYAVNFIKLTREQQLDVIKRTFHERF, from the coding sequence GTGAAGCAATGGAAAAATTTCAATAAGGGTAGATGGATGAAGGAAGTAGATGTCCGCAATTTTATTCAAGAAAATTATATCCCCTATGAAGGTGATGAAAGCTTTTTAGCCCCTGCAACACATAGAACAGAGGAATTATGGAATAGGGTTCTTATGCTTATGAAAGAAGAAAGAGCTAAGGGGGTTTTAGATGCAGAAACAAAAAAAGTTTCTTCAATCACTTCATATGCTCCGGGATATATAGATAAGGAGCTAGAACAAATAGTTGGTTTGCAGACAGATAAACCCCTTAAGAGAGGAATTGTACCATTTGGAGGACTTAGGGTGGTAAGAAAGGCTCTAAATGCCTATGGATATGAACTAGACGAGCAAACTGAAGAGATATTTTTGAAATATAGGAAAACCCATAATGATGGTGTATTTGATGCATATACGGATGAGATGAAAAGGGCAAGAAGCTATGGCATTATATCAGGACTTCCCGATGCCTATGGACGTGGAAGAATAATAGGAGATTATAGAAGAGTTGCTTTATATGGTGTTGATAAACTAATTGAAGAAAAGAAATTAGAATTAAAGCAGCTAGAGATGGATTATATGGAGTCCAGGGTGGTAAGACTTAGGGAGGAAATAGCTGAACAAATACAAGCTTTACATGAGCTTAAAAAAATGGCTGAAGAATATGGCTTTGATATATCCCATCCTGCTCAAAATGCAAAGGAGGCAGTACAGTGGACATATTTCGCATATCTTGGAGCTATCAAGGAGCAAGATGGAGCGGCAATGTCCTTGGGACGTGTTTCTACCTTTTTTGATATTTATTTTGAAAGGGATATAAAGGATGGATTATTGACAGAAAATGGGGTTCAAGAAATCATAGATCATTTTGTAATGAAGCTTAGAATGGTACGTTTTCTTAGAACAACAGATTATAATGAGTTGTTTTCTGGTGATCCAACTTGGGTAACAGAAGTCATTGGGGGTATGGGTGTAGATGGAAGAACATTAGTGACCAAAACAAGCTATAGAATTCTTCACACCCTATACACTCTTGGACCTGCTCCGGAACCTAATTTAACTATTTTGTGGTCAGTAAATCTTCCGGAAGACTTCAAAAGATATTGTTCAAAGGTTTCTATAGATACAAGCTCTATTCAATATGAAAACGATGATTTAATGAGGGAATGGTTTGGTGACGATTATGGAATAGCTTGTTGTGTGTCAGCTATGAAAATAGGTAAGCAAATGCAGTTTTTTGGTGCGAGAGCTAATTTAGCTAAGGCACTTCTATATGCAATAAATGGTGGTAAAGATGAAAAAACTGGGGAGCAGGTTGGTCCCGAATTTGCTCCTATTAATTCACAGTATTTAGAATATGATGAGGTCATAAGAAAATTTGATCAGGTAATGGATTGGCTAGCTCAACTTTATATAAATACTTTAAATATCATCCATTTTATGCATGATAAGTACAACTATGAAAAACTTCAGATGGCATTACACGACAAGGATGTTTTAAGGACCTCAGCTTGTGGAGTGGCAGGGCTTTCTGTAGTTGCTGATTCACTATCAGCAATTAAGTATTCAAAGGTAAAAGTAATTAGAAATGAAGACGGTTTAGCTGTGGACTATGAGGTTGAAGGGAACTACCCCGCATTTGGTAATAATGATGATAAGGTTGATGATATAGCTGTGGATATAGTAAAAATATTTATGAATAAGCTCCGTAAACATAAGACCTACAGAAGCTCAATACCTACACTGTCCATTTTAACCATAACTTCTAATGTAGTTTATGGTAAAAAGACTGGAAGTACACCGGATGGTAGAAAGGGAGGAGAGCCATTTGCACCGGGAGCAAATCCAATGCATGGTAGGGACGAGAAAGGTGCAGTAGCTTCTATGGCATCTGTGGCTAAAATACCCTATGAACATTCTGAGGATGGGATATCCTATACCTTCTCAATAGTACCAAAGGCTTTGGGTACAAATGAAGAAGAAAGAGCAATGAACCTTGTGGGCATATTAGACGGTTATTTTCATAATTTAGGCCATCATATAAATGTTAATGTATTAAACAAAGAAACCTTAATGGATGCCATGGAACATCCAGAAAAGTATCCTCAACTCACTATTCGTGTTTCAGGTTATGCAGTAAACTTTATTAAATTAACCAGAGAACAGCAATTAGACGTAATCAAAAGAACCTTCCATGAAAGATTCTAA
- the pflA gene encoding pyruvate formate-lyase-activating protein: MNITGRIHSVETCGTLDGPGLRYVVFFQGCSLRCQYCHNPDTWKIDEGKEVTIDNLIEDILKYRAFMKFSNGGVTASGGEPLLQHEFLKELFKRCKQENIHTAVDTSGCIKLDAVKEAVEYADLVLLDIKSYNTNKFKTITGASITPILEFINYLESIKKPTWIRHVLVPGLTDDLYEIDELAKFLATLKCVEKIEVLPFHKMGEYKWEQLGYGYKLRDTKPPTKEILKKVKEVFAKYKLNIS; encoded by the coding sequence ATGAACATTACTGGAAGAATACATTCCGTAGAAACCTGTGGCACCCTAGATGGGCCTGGGCTTAGATATGTAGTGTTTTTTCAAGGATGTTCTTTGAGATGTCAGTATTGTCACAATCCGGATACGTGGAAAATCGATGAAGGGAAGGAAGTAACTATAGATAATCTTATTGAGGATATACTTAAATATAGGGCATTTATGAAGTTCTCAAATGGGGGTGTTACTGCAAGTGGTGGAGAACCATTGTTACAACATGAATTTCTAAAAGAATTATTCAAAAGATGTAAACAGGAGAATATTCATACTGCAGTAGATACTTCCGGGTGTATTAAGTTAGATGCTGTAAAAGAGGCAGTAGAATATGCTGATCTAGTATTATTGGATATAAAGTCCTATAATACTAATAAGTTTAAAACAATAACTGGAGCATCAATTACTCCTATCCTTGAGTTCATTAATTATCTGGAAAGTATAAAAAAACCGACTTGGATAAGGCATGTATTAGTTCCTGGGTTAACCGATGACTTATATGAGATAGATGAATTAGCGAAATTCCTAGCTACTTTAAAGTGTGTAGAAAAAATTGAAGTTCTTCCATTTCATAAGATGGGAGAATATAAGTGGGAACAATTAGGCTATGGATATAAGTTGAGGGACACAAAGCCACCAACTAAGGAAATACTTAAAAAAGTAAAAGAAGTATTTGCAAAATATAAACTGAATATTTCCTAG
- a CDS encoding peptidylprolyl isomerase has protein sequence MKKNPVVKIEMENGEQIKVELYADKAPNTVNNFISLVRKGFYDGLIFHRVIRGFMIQGGCPEGSGMGGPGYSIKGEFSMNSFNNDVKHTKGVISMARASNPNSAGSQFFIMHKDSPHLDRQYAAFGKVIEGFEEVERIANTATNHMDRPLEDERIKEVTVELFGEEYEEPEKI, from the coding sequence ATGAAAAAAAATCCAGTAGTTAAGATAGAAATGGAAAATGGAGAACAAATCAAGGTAGAATTATATGCCGATAAAGCACCAAATACAGTTAATAATTTCATCTCACTTGTTAGAAAGGGTTTTTATGATGGATTGATATTCCATAGGGTTATTAGAGGATTTATGATACAAGGTGGATGCCCAGAGGGATCAGGTATGGGAGGACCCGGCTATTCAATTAAAGGAGAGTTTTCAATGAATAGCTTTAATAATGATGTAAAGCATACCAAGGGTGTTATTTCTATGGCGAGAGCATCAAATCCCAATTCAGCTGGTTCACAATTCTTTATAATGCACAAGGATTCGCCACATCTAGATAGACAGTACGCAGCATTTGGAAAGGTTATTGAAGGTTTTGAGGAAGTTGAAAGAATAGCAAATACTGCAACAAATCATATGGACAGACCATTAGAGGATGAAAGAATAAAAGAAGTTACAGTTGAGTTGTTCGGTGAGGAATATGAAGAACCTGAAAAAATATAA
- a CDS encoding transporter substrate-binding domain-containing protein yields the protein MFSKKGKGIIAILLILSLMVAFSGCTKESKLDQIKKKGKIVLGTAADYPPYEFHKEINGQDTIVGFDIEIAKAIAEDLGVELEIKDMKFDGLLAALVADKIDFIVAGMVPTEDREKSVDFTNQYYKADQSILIKAEDADKFKTKEDFKGAVVGAQKTTIQEDIAKSIEGAEVKGLSKITDLVLELSNDKVDAVVLVNPVAKAYAKSNPQLYVPEISFGTEDGVAAAVNEGNKELVDAINKTLDKLISEGKIEQFISDACGLAYTE from the coding sequence ATGTTCAGTAAAAAAGGAAAAGGAATTATAGCTATTTTACTTATACTTTCGTTAATGGTTGCATTTTCAGGATGTACAAAGGAGTCAAAATTAGATCAAATTAAGAAAAAGGGTAAAATTGTATTAGGTACTGCTGCGGATTATCCACCCTATGAATTCCATAAAGAGATTAATGGTCAAGATACAATTGTAGGGTTTGACATTGAGATTGCTAAAGCAATAGCTGAAGACCTTGGTGTTGAATTAGAAATAAAGGATATGAAATTCGATGGACTATTAGCTGCTTTAGTGGCGGATAAAATTGATTTTATAGTTGCGGGAATGGTACCTACAGAGGATAGAGAAAAAAGTGTTGATTTTACAAACCAATATTATAAGGCTGATCAAAGTATTCTAATAAAGGCTGAAGACGCAGATAAGTTTAAAACAAAAGAGGATTTTAAAGGAGCTGTAGTGGGGGCTCAGAAAACAACAATACAAGAGGATATTGCAAAGTCTATAGAAGGTGCTGAAGTAAAAGGTCTTAGTAAAATAACTGATTTAGTGTTAGAACTGTCAAATGATAAAGTGGATGCTGTAGTACTTGTTAATCCTGTGGCAAAAGCTTATGCTAAAAGTAATCCACAGCTTTATGTACCGGAAATCTCCTTTGGAACAGAAGATGGGGTTGCAGCAGCAGTAAACGAAGGAAATAAGGAATTAGTTGATGCAATCAATAAAACCCTAGATAAATTAATAAGTGAAGGCAAAATTGAGCAATTCATTTCTGATGCATGTGGATTAGCTTATACAGAGTAA
- a CDS encoding amino acid ABC transporter permease — MDLVFLAKYYKFFIRGTGITLLISFFGVILGVAIGVLLALMKMSKKSVLRMIAATYIEIVRGTPLLVQLFIIYIGLPKVTGIPLSDLAIGIIAVSFNSAAYVAEIIRAGIQSIDKGQMEAARSLGMPHGMAMRLIIIPQAFKNILPALGNEFIVLVKESAIVSVIGIHDLMYNADTVRGISFKPFTPLFIAAIIYFIITFTLSKLVGKLEGRLRAGDSNN, encoded by the coding sequence GTGGATTTAGTATTTTTAGCAAAGTATTATAAGTTTTTTATAAGGGGTACAGGAATAACTTTATTAATCTCCTTTTTTGGGGTTATATTGGGGGTTGCTATCGGAGTTCTTTTAGCATTAATGAAGATGTCTAAAAAGTCTGTTTTAAGAATGATTGCAGCAACTTATATTGAAATTGTTAGGGGAACCCCTTTGCTGGTGCAGCTATTTATTATTTATATAGGCTTGCCAAAGGTAACTGGAATACCTTTGTCGGATTTAGCCATAGGAATAATAGCAGTATCATTCAATAGTGCGGCCTATGTTGCAGAAATTATAAGAGCTGGTATTCAATCAATTGATAAAGGTCAAATGGAGGCAGCAAGATCCCTAGGTATGCCCCATGGTATGGCAATGAGATTAATTATTATACCCCAGGCTTTTAAAAATATATTGCCTGCCTTGGGAAATGAATTTATAGTTCTTGTTAAGGAATCGGCAATTGTTTCTGTTATTGGGATACATGATTTAATGTATAATGCGGATACCGTAAGAGGGATATCCTTTAAGCCTTTTACACCTTTATTTATAGCAGCAATTATTTATTTTATTATTACATTTACTTTATCAAAGTTAGTAGGGAAGCTAGAGGGGAGGTTGCGTGCTGGTGATTCAAATAACTGA
- a CDS encoding amino acid ABC transporter ATP-binding protein, whose protein sequence is MIQITDLNKKFGELHVLKGIDEHIKKGEVVVIIGPSGSGKSTLLRCLNLLESPTSGEIVFEGISITEKKNDINKLREKMGMVFQQFNLFPHKTVLENVTLAPINVKNIKKEEAQSIAFNLLKRIGLEDKADAYPSQLSGGQKQRIAIARALAMAPDVMLFDEPTSALDPEMVGEVLDVMKELAGDGMTMAVVTHEMGFAKEVASRVLFMDEGKVVEQGSPNEIFDNPKHSRTKDFLAKVL, encoded by the coding sequence GTGATTCAAATAACTGATTTGAATAAAAAATTTGGAGAACTACATGTTTTAAAGGGAATCGATGAACATATAAAAAAGGGAGAAGTTGTCGTAATAATTGGACCAAGTGGCTCTGGTAAAAGTACGCTATTGAGATGTTTAAATCTTTTGGAATCTCCTACGAGTGGTGAAATTGTATTTGAGGGGATTTCAATAACTGAGAAAAAAAATGATATAAATAAGCTACGGGAAAAGATGGGAATGGTGTTTCAACAGTTCAATTTATTCCCACATAAAACTGTTTTAGAGAATGTAACATTGGCCCCGATAAATGTTAAAAATATAAAAAAAGAAGAAGCACAAAGTATTGCATTTAATTTACTTAAGAGAATTGGTCTAGAGGATAAAGCAGATGCTTACCCAAGTCAGCTTTCTGGAGGTCAAAAACAAAGGATTGCCATCGCTAGAGCCTTGGCTATGGCACCCGATGTAATGCTCTTTGATGAACCTACCTCGGCTCTTGATCCAGAAATGGTTGGAGAAGTTTTAGATGTTATGAAGGAGCTAGCAGGTGATGGAATGACCATGGCAGTGGTGACCCATGAGATGGGTTTTGCAAAAGAAGTGGCAAGCAGAGTTCTTTTTATGGATGAGGGAAAGGTGGTCGAGCAAGGCTCACCAAATGAAATCTTCGACAATCCCAAACACTCTAGAACTAAGGATTTTTTAGCTAAGGTATTGTAA
- the fba gene encoding class II fructose-1,6-bisphosphate aldolase, which translates to MALITSKEMFKKAYEGKYAIGAFNVNNMEIIQGIVDAAKEEKSPLILQVSAGARKYAKPAYLRKLVEAAILDTDLDVVLHLDHGADFEICKQCIDDGFTSVMIDGSKHPFEENIELTKRVVEYAHQKGVVVEAELGKLAGIEDDVNVAAKDASFTDPDQAVEFVERTGVDSLAIAIGTSHGAYKFKGEPKLDFERLETITHKLSGYPLVLHGASTVIPEFVEACNKYGGNIPGAKGVPEDMLRRAAKLGVCKINIDTDLRLAMTAAIRKEIVENPEVFDPRKYLGKGRDAIQKMVKHKIKNVLGSSNTL; encoded by the coding sequence ATGGCATTAATTACTTCTAAGGAAATGTTTAAAAAAGCATATGAAGGTAAATATGCAATCGGTGCTTTTAATGTTAACAATATGGAAATTATTCAGGGTATTGTTGATGCGGCTAAGGAAGAAAAATCACCTTTGATTTTACAGGTTTCTGCTGGGGCTAGAAAATATGCTAAACCCGCATATCTAAGAAAATTAGTGGAAGCAGCTATTCTAGACACAGATTTAGATGTAGTTCTTCATCTAGATCATGGTGCAGATTTTGAGATTTGTAAGCAATGTATTGATGATGGATTCACTTCTGTTATGATTGACGGATCCAAGCATCCCTTTGAAGAGAATATTGAATTGACTAAAAGGGTAGTTGAATATGCTCATCAAAAAGGAGTTGTTGTGGAAGCTGAGCTTGGTAAACTTGCTGGTATAGAAGACGATGTTAATGTAGCTGCAAAGGATGCTTCTTTTACAGACCCTGATCAAGCAGTTGAATTTGTGGAGAGAACTGGTGTTGACTCATTGGCAATTGCTATCGGTACAAGTCATGGTGCATATAAGTTTAAGGGAGAACCTAAGCTTGACTTTGAAAGACTTGAAACAATAACCCACAAGCTTTCCGGTTATCCTTTGGTGCTACACGGTGCATCAACAGTTATTCCAGAGTTTGTTGAAGCTTGTAACAAGTATGGTGGAAATATACCAGGTGCTAAGGGTGTCCCTGAGGATATGCTTAGAAGAGCAGCAAAACTTGGAGTATGCAAAATAAATATAGATACTGACCTTAGATTAGCTATGACAGCTGCCATAAGAAAAGAGATAGTTGAAAACCCTGAAGTATTTGATCCAAGAAAATACTTAGGCAAAGGTAGAGACGCTATTCAAAAAATGGTTAAGCATAAAATTAAAAATGTATTAGGATCTAGTAATACACTATAA
- a CDS encoding rRNA pseudouridine synthase: MKKMRLDRVLGNMGYGSRKDLKKLIKYGAVQVDGEVVKKSSISIDPYNSIIEIHGERVEYKEYIYIMMNKPQEVISATYDNRHKTVMDLLDDSYLHFQPFPMGRLDIDTEGLLIITNDGKLSHEILSPKKHIPKTYYAHVKGNVNEEDKEAFEKGVTLEDGYNTLPSQLIIKESGEVSKVELTIYEGKFHQVKRMFQARNKEVIYLKRIAMGELGLDTRLDLGDYRELTDEELSILKPK, encoded by the coding sequence ATGAAGAAAATGAGACTTGATAGAGTCCTTGGGAATATGGGATACGGCAGCAGAAAGGACTTGAAAAAACTAATTAAATATGGAGCTGTTCAAGTGGATGGTGAGGTTGTAAAAAAAAGTTCTATTAGTATCGATCCCTACAATAGCATTATAGAAATCCATGGGGAAAGGGTTGAGTATAAAGAATATATATACATAATGATGAATAAACCCCAAGAGGTGATATCGGCTACATATGATAATAGACATAAAACTGTGATGGATCTATTAGATGATAGTTATTTGCATTTTCAACCCTTCCCCATGGGAAGACTTGATATTGATACGGAAGGTTTACTCATCATAACAAATGATGGTAAATTATCCCATGAGATACTCTCACCTAAAAAGCATATTCCAAAAACCTATTATGCCCATGTAAAGGGAAATGTTAATGAAGAGGATAAAGAAGCCTTTGAAAAGGGTGTGACCTTAGAGGATGGATATAACACTTTACCATCCCAGTTAATTATCAAAGAAAGTGGAGAGGTATCAAAGGTAGAACTCACAATATACGAGGGGAAATTCCATCAGGTGAAAAGAATGTTTCAGGCACGTAATAAAGAAGTGATATACTTGAAGAGAATAGCTATGGGAGAATTAGGATTAGATACTAGACTTGATTTAGGAGATTATAGGGAATTAACCGATGAGGAACTAAGTATCTTAAAACCGAAGTAA
- a CDS encoding endolytic transglycosylase MltG — translation MLEKLKDFFYDFSDTLLSLFIVLIMALVIVWKLSGAMSIPLLKNMDEPSQKIIAENPQDNSTNLVDSNNNDTSTSDNVSQEVSNNDTSSETPVDSNINVEVVDNEPKDTKNIEDIKDIKVEIPKGTIGAGIAKILKEQGLVETDSEFLNRVEELELSPKLRYGTFTIKSNSSIDEMISIITGVSINN, via the coding sequence GTGTTAGAAAAGCTTAAGGATTTCTTTTACGACTTCAGTGACACTTTACTCAGCTTATTTATTGTACTAATCATGGCTCTTGTTATTGTATGGAAGCTTTCTGGGGCAATGAGTATACCTCTTTTGAAAAATATGGATGAACCATCACAAAAAATCATTGCAGAAAATCCACAGGACAATAGCACAAACTTAGTAGATAGCAACAATAATGATACCTCAACTAGTGATAATGTTTCACAGGAAGTAAGTAACAATGACACTTCTTCTGAAACTCCAGTTGATTCTAATATTAATGTTGAAGTAGTTGATAACGAGCCAAAGGATACAAAGAATATAGAAGATATAAAGGACATAAAGGTTGAAATACCTAAGGGTACCATAGGTGCAGGTATTGCTAAAATACTAAAGGAACAGGGTCTAGTTGAAACCGACAGTGAATTTCTTAATAGAGTAGAAGAGTTAGAACTCAGTCCAAAGCTGCGTTATGGGACATTTACTATAAAATCTAACAGCTCTATTGATGAAATGATATCTATTATTACCGGCGTCAGCATAAATAATTAA
- a CDS encoding GNAT family N-acetyltransferase yields MEDFRLLKNTDMNIVMNYLENRHVESTFIIDSIEKYGLENNMLSKKNGDYYGYFNDNLAGIFSFNNMGSFTCYYDDDRVLNKVALLKAVKKYKPKFIIGMESIITPLWERLERTFKWYEYDKCHYMLLNTNKFNSFCCDKEIINAKNYDFSKSIDFLIEVEKAFNRKPKTINELKNSVYERTGEEEYLYLLDKGEIVSQAVVKTTTSRINQIEGVYTLPRCRGNGYAKAVVSKLCINIMDRGKTPGLIVSKSNDSAKQAYRDIGFEYYDDYVMSEIRIG; encoded by the coding sequence ATGGAGGATTTCAGACTGCTAAAGAATACCGATATGAATATAGTTATGAATTATCTGGAAAACAGACATGTTGAAAGTACATTTATCATAGATAGTATTGAAAAATATGGTTTGGAAAATAATATGCTTTCAAAAAAAAATGGAGATTATTATGGTTATTTTAATGATAATTTAGCGGGAATATTTTCATTTAACAATATGGGGAGTTTTACCTGCTACTATGATGATGATAGAGTGTTGAATAAGGTCGCCTTACTTAAAGCAGTTAAGAAATATAAGCCTAAATTCATAATTGGAATGGAAAGTATAATAACACCCCTATGGGAAAGGCTTGAAAGAACTTTTAAGTGGTATGAATATGATAAATGTCATTATATGTTATTAAATACTAATAAGTTTAATAGTTTTTGCTGCGATAAAGAAATAATTAATGCTAAAAACTATGATTTTTCAAAATCCATTGATTTTCTTATTGAAGTTGAAAAGGCATTTAATAGAAAGCCTAAAACTATAAATGAATTAAAAAACTCTGTATATGAAAGAACAGGTGAGGAAGAATATTTATATCTTTTGGATAAAGGAGAAATAGTATCCCAAGCTGTGGTTAAAACAACGACCTCAAGGATTAATCAAATTGAAGGGGTATACACCTTACCAAGGTGTAGGGGAAATGGATATGCAAAGGCGGTAGTTTCAAAATTATGCATAAATATTATGGATAGAGGGAAAACCCCGGGATTAATAGTTTCTAAATCCAATGATTCCGCAAAACAAGCCTATAGGGATATTGGTTTTGAGTACTATGATGATTATGTGATGTCTGAAATACGAATCGGCTAA
- a CDS encoding RluA family pseudouridine synthase, producing MKEIIIGENEKGQRLDRFLLKYLNNSSRANIYKLLRKKVVKVNSKREKENYFLQKDDKIQIYLSDEAFNKLVKEESNEMVKDFNLDIVYEDNDILIVNKPKGLLTHPDKKEYKKTLATRVQSYLKHLQTHTFKPASVNRLDQNTSGLVIFCKTYESLKKYNEMMRDRDIKKYYLCIVHGKVSKEGEIKGYLSKNTKKNVVEIAKNNYNNKGQFIHTKYRSLECYGEFTLLEVEILTGRTHQIRASLSKINHPIIGDTKYGGKKMKNITTQVLHAYKLVIDDKEFIKQSKEIERIIKILSIESSK from the coding sequence TTGAAGGAAATAATCATAGGCGAAAATGAAAAAGGGCAAAGACTTGATAGATTCCTCTTGAAATATTTGAATAATTCTTCAAGAGCAAACATTTATAAATTGCTAAGAAAAAAAGTTGTAAAGGTAAATAGTAAAAGAGAAAAGGAAAATTATTTTTTACAAAAAGATGATAAAATACAGATTTATTTATCCGATGAAGCTTTTAATAAACTGGTTAAAGAAGAAAGCAATGAGATGGTTAAAGATTTCAACCTAGATATCGTATATGAAGATAATGATATACTTATTGTTAATAAACCCAAGGGACTTTTAACCCATCCAGATAAAAAGGAATATAAAAAAACATTAGCAACGAGGGTGCAATCCTACCTTAAGCATCTTCAAACCCATACATTTAAACCAGCTTCCGTTAATAGATTGGATCAGAATACCAGTGGGCTAGTTATTTTTTGTAAAACCTATGAATCCCTAAAGAAATATAACGAGATGATGAGAGATAGAGATATAAAGAAATATTATCTTTGTATAGTTCATGGAAAGGTAAGCAAAGAAGGAGAAATAAAGGGCTATCTTTCAAAAAATACCAAAAAAAATGTTGTTGAGATAGCAAAAAATAATTATAATAATAAGGGTCAGTTTATTCATACAAAATATAGGTCCTTAGAGTGTTATGGTGAATTTACTCTTCTAGAGGTAGAAATACTTACTGGAAGAACACATCAAATTAGAGCATCCTTAAGCAAGATAAACCACCCAATTATTGGTGATACCAAGTATGGGGGGAAGAAGATGAAAAATATAACTACTCAAGTGTTACATGCCTATAAATTAGTTATAGATGATAAAGAATTTATTAAGCAGAGTAAAGAGATAGAACGCATTATTAAAATACTATCTATAGAGAGTTCCAAGTAA
- the lepB gene encoding signal peptidase I, with the protein MKKEIFEWVKTIVISVIIALMITMFIRPTLVKGHSMYPTLEPNNYLIINKIPYMIHEPERGDIVVFKSSLKTLNGKEKDLIKRVIAVEGDELVVNDGKTYLNGEEIKENYINENYTGGEVDIKVPKGQVFVMGDNRGNSLDSRDERVGTVDVHTIRGKVLVRLFPFNKIGAVE; encoded by the coding sequence GTGAAGAAAGAAATATTTGAGTGGGTTAAAACAATAGTTATTTCGGTTATAATTGCCCTTATGATTACAATGTTTATACGACCTACATTAGTAAAAGGACATTCAATGTATCCTACATTAGAGCCAAATAATTATTTGATTATAAATAAAATACCCTATATGATCCATGAACCAGAAAGAGGAGATATAGTTGTTTTTAAATCATCCTTAAAAACCTTAAATGGAAAAGAAAAGGATTTAATAAAAAGAGTCATAGCTGTTGAAGGCGATGAATTAGTTGTAAATGACGGTAAAACTTATTTGAATGGTGAAGAAATTAAAGAAAATTATATTAATGAAAATTATACGGGTGGAGAAGTCGATATAAAAGTTCCTAAGGGACAAGTATTTGTTATGGGTGATAACAGAGGAAATAGCTTGGATAGTAGAGACGAAAGAGTAGGTACAGTAGATGTCCATACTATTAGAGGAAAAGTTTTAGTTAGGTTATTTCCCTTTAATAAGATTGGAGCAGTTGAATAG